A region from the Mycolicibacterium litorale genome encodes:
- a CDS encoding aldehyde dehydrogenase family protein, with product MTATAGALDTLMTSPAREFAATDHGAFVSGEYLAPGGDTVADIDPSTGEVIGRIADSDVETVDRAVRSAAAAFQGEWGGMLPGQREAVLHRFADLVEAHSAELAQYDALEGGKPVSYVEAVDLPLAVEQFRYYAGWPTKLVGSVIPVDTPDSHVYARRTPLGVVAAVTPWNFPLCQAAIKLAPALAAGNTVVLKPSELTSLSALRLAELAIEAGLPPGTVNVVPGTGATTGQALISHPAVAKISFTGSEAVGRHLGAEAGRALKHISLELGGKNPNIVFADADIAKAAAAAATTAYFYSGQVCFSGSRLMVERSVLDQVLDAVREHARGLVLGHSLDRSTTMGPLASEAHRDKVERYLDTVSGTGGEVAFGGNRVPGGGFFLEPTAIVGPADSDPVVTDEIFGPVLVVQPFDSVEDVLPRANDGRYGLTAGVWTTDVRKAHAVSQRLQAGTVWVNTYADYNAAAPFGGFKSSGFGKDCGPEGLDKYLQTQTIWMSLS from the coding sequence CAGGCGCGCTCGACACCTTGATGACGTCCCCGGCCCGCGAGTTCGCCGCCACCGACCACGGGGCGTTCGTCTCCGGTGAGTACCTCGCACCCGGCGGCGACACCGTCGCCGACATCGACCCGTCGACCGGTGAGGTGATCGGCCGCATCGCCGATTCCGACGTCGAGACGGTCGACCGGGCGGTCCGCTCGGCGGCCGCGGCATTCCAGGGCGAGTGGGGCGGCATGCTGCCCGGGCAGCGGGAGGCCGTCCTGCACCGGTTCGCCGACCTGGTCGAAGCCCACAGCGCCGAACTGGCTCAGTACGACGCACTCGAAGGCGGTAAGCCGGTCTCCTACGTCGAGGCGGTCGACCTGCCGCTGGCCGTCGAGCAGTTCCGCTACTACGCCGGATGGCCGACCAAGCTGGTCGGCAGCGTGATCCCGGTCGACACCCCGGACAGCCACGTCTACGCGCGCCGCACGCCGCTGGGCGTCGTGGCAGCCGTGACGCCGTGGAACTTCCCGCTGTGTCAGGCCGCGATCAAACTCGCCCCCGCACTGGCCGCAGGCAACACCGTCGTCCTCAAACCCTCCGAACTCACTTCGCTGTCGGCACTTCGGTTGGCGGAGTTGGCGATCGAGGCCGGACTGCCGCCCGGCACGGTCAACGTCGTCCCCGGCACGGGCGCCACCACCGGTCAGGCGCTGATCTCGCATCCGGCGGTCGCCAAGATCTCGTTCACCGGGTCGGAGGCCGTCGGACGGCATCTCGGTGCCGAGGCCGGCCGGGCGCTCAAGCACATCTCGCTCGAACTGGGCGGCAAGAACCCGAACATCGTGTTCGCCGACGCCGACATCGCCAAGGCCGCCGCCGCCGCGGCGACGACCGCCTACTTCTATTCGGGGCAGGTGTGTTTCAGCGGGTCGCGGCTGATGGTGGAGCGCTCGGTGCTCGACCAGGTGCTCGACGCGGTGCGCGAACACGCCCGCGGCCTGGTGCTCGGACACAGCCTGGACCGATCGACGACCATGGGCCCGCTGGCCTCAGAAGCCCATCGCGACAAGGTCGAACGCTACCTCGACACCGTGTCCGGTACCGGCGGCGAGGTCGCGTTCGGCGGCAATCGCGTGCCCGGTGGCGGCTTCTTCCTCGAACCGACCGCGATCGTCGGGCCCGCCGACAGCGATCCGGTGGTGACCGACGAGATCTTCGGGCCGGTGCTGGTCGTACAGCCCTTCGACTCGGTCGAGGACGTCCTGCCGCGCGCCAACGACGGCCGGTACGGGCTGACCGCAGGGGTCTGGACCACCGATGTCCGCAAGGCACACGCGGTGTCGCAGCGCCTGCAGGCCGGCACCGTGTGGGTCAACACCTACGCCGACTACAACGCGGCGGCGCCGTTCGGCGGATTCAAGAGTTCCGGGTTCGGAAAGGACTGCGGCCCCGAAGGTCTGGACAAGTATCTGCAGACTCAGACGATCTGGATGTCGTTGTCGTGA